In Nostoc edaphicum CCNP1411, the sequence TTGTGTCGATGGGATTGAATACACCCCACCCGCCCTATCGGGCACCCTCCCTTTGTTAAGCTACGGTGTACACACAAATCGAATTACCCCCCTTAATCCCCCCTTGCAAAGGGGGGAGATCGGAAAATCCAGTTCCCTCCCCTTTGCAAGGGGAGGGTTAGGGTGGGGTAATTTAACCTATGCAGAACTCAATAGCAAAGCGAATCAACTTGCTCACTATCTCAAATCTTTGGGAGTCCAGCCAGAAGTCGGCGTTGGTATTTGTGTAGAACGCTCTGTTGATTTTCTCATCGGAATATTGGGAATTTTGAAAGCAGGTGGCTTTTATGTGCCGTTGGATGTGAACTATCCAAGTGAACGTTTAGCATTTCTGATTCAGGATGCTCAAGTGCAAGTGCTGCTCACCCAAGGGCAATACATTGAAAAACTACCATTTTTGGAACTGCCAATTTTCTGTTTTGATAATGATTGGCAAAGTATTGCTCATCAACCTACAGCTAACCCCGTCAGCAAGACTACGCCAGAAAATCTCGCTTATATAATGTATACCTCCGGCTCAACAGGAGTACCCAAGGGTGTGTGTGTACCCCATCGCAGTGTAGTGCGGTTAGTGCAAAACTGTGATTATGCTCAACTGAGCGCCGATGAAATTTTACTCCAAACGGCCCCGGTTGTCTTTGATGCCTCTACCTTTGAAATTTGGGGGGCGCTACTCAACGGCGCACGTTTGGTAATTTTACCCAGTCAACAGCCAACCTTAGAAGAATTAGCAAATGCGATCGCACAATATCAAATTACCACTCTTTGGCTAACAGCAGGCTTATTCCATCTGATGGTCGATGAACATCTAGCCAGTTTCAAAGCCGTAAAACAATTATTGGCTGGCGGTGATGTTTTATCTGCTGTTCATATTAAAAAGCTTCTAGAAACCTATCCTCAATGTCGCGTCATCAACGGCTATGGCCCCACCGAAGGGACTACCTTCACTTGTTGCTATGCCATAAACGATGCCAAACAAATAAATCATACCGTTCCTATTGGTCGAGCGATCGCTAATACCCAAGTTTATATTCTCGACCGCTACCTTAACCCAGTACCCATCGGCATCACAGGTGAATTATATATTGCAGGTGATGGACTCGCCCGTGGCTACGTGAATCGAGCAGAGTTAACAGCAGAAAGGTTTGTGCCAAATCCTTTTAGTGGGGAGTGGGGAGAAATCAATTCAAAATTCAAAATTCAAAATTCAAAATTAAAGAACTCCTGCGTTCTCTTTGCTAATATTCTTTACAAAACCGGCGATCGCGTCCGTTACCTGCCAGATGGTAATATTGAGTACTTGGGACGATTGGATAATCAAGTCAAAATCCGGGGTTTTCGGATTGAGTTAGGTGAGATTGAATCAGTACTCGCTCAACATCCAAGTGTACAAGATTGTGTGGTAATTGCTGACGAGTTGAAATCACAGCATAAGCAGCTTGTAGCTTACTTTGTACAAGACACAAAATTGGAGCAGATTTCTTTAACTGAACTGCGGCAATTTCTTCAAAAACAGCTACCAGATTACTTAATTCCTAACTTTTTTATCCCGTTGGAAACTTTACCACTAACGCCTAATGGTAAAGTAGATCGGCGGATGTTACCAACACTAGAACTACCAAATGAGCAAGACGTAATTCTACCACGCACTGATATAGAGGCGATACTAGTCAATATCTGGTCATCACTTTTGCATCTGCCTCAAGTCGGCATCCATGATAACTTTTTTGAACTAGGTGGAGACTCAATTCTGGCGATTCAAGTGATTAGTCGCGCTAATCAAGCAGGGTTGCAACTGACTCCTAAACAGCTTTTCCAGTGCCAAACTATCGCAGAATTAGCAGTAGTTGTTACCCCTGTTTTAGCAACTCACGCCCAGCAAGGTATAGTTACAGGTTCCGTACCACTCACACCCATTCAACATTGGTTTTTTGAGCAAGAGTTGGCGAATCTGCATCACTTCAATCAAGCGGTGTTTTTGCAAGCGAAGCAGAAATTACAGCCAGTAATTCTCATCTCAGCTTTGAAAAAACTATTAGAACATCATGATGTGCTGCGGAGTCGATTTGTAAACTCCTACCCGTCGTCTTCTTGCAAAGAGACTGATGAATTACCCCCCTTAATCCCCCCTTGCAAAGGGGGGAAAAGTCCGGTTCTCCCGACTTTGCAAAACGGGGAAATTCCGGTTCTCCCCCTTTGCAAGGGGGAGTTAGAGGGGGTAATAGCGCAAGGAAAGAAGAAAGTAGAATGGCAAGCTACAATTATCGAGCCAGATGATGATATTCCCTACGTTTGTTGTGATTTATCGGCTTTATCGGCGACGCAACAAGAAGCGGCGATGAGGGAAATTTCTAGCCAACTGCAAGGGAGTTTAAATATTACCCACGGTTTATTGCTGCGGGTGGCTAATTTTGATTTGGGTGAAGAATCTCGCCTATTAATAGTGATTCATCATTTAGTAATAGATGCAGTTTCCTGGCGTATTCTTCTAGAAGATTTGCAGAGGGCTTATCAGCAAATAATTCAAGGAAAAACTATTGATTTACGGCCAAAAACCACTGCTTTTCCAGCTTGGGCAGAACAGTTACACAGCTACGCATCATCATCAACTTTATCAGAAGAACTTGATTACTGGCTATCAAGCGCTCGCCAAACAGTTAAACCCCTACCAGTAGATTATCTCAATGGTGGTAACACGATAGCCGATGCTGATGCCATTACCATAACTCTCTCAGCAGTAGAGACACAAGCATTACTTAAACAAGTTCCCTCAGCATACAACACCCAAATTAATGATGTGTTATTGACTGCTTGCACACAAGCAATCTCGACATGGACACAAGAGGATTTAGTCTTGATTGATTTGGAAAATTACGGACGGGATTTTCCTGGAGTAGAGATAGATGTATCTCGTACCGTGGGCTGGTTTACAGTCATATATCCCCTATTGTTGCAAGTTGAAAGCAGCCACAATTGGGGCAAAAAGCTCAAAGCTATCAAAGAACAATTGCGGAGAGTGCCAAATCGCGGATTTAACTACGGACTACTCCGTTATCTTAGCAAATATAAAGAAATTAGCGATCGCATTCACACTTTCCCATCCCCAGAGATTAGCTTTAACTACTTGGGACAGTTGACAGTTGAAAGAGAACAGGAAGAAAATTTACCCTTTACCCTCTGTGATTCTATCTCTCTTGGTACACCCCAAGATTTACAACAACATCGACGCTATCGCATTGAAATCAATGGTTTTGTGCGGTCAGGACAATTACAATTTGACTGCATATATAGCCGCAAACAGTATCAAAAAACAACTATTGAACAACTCGCTACCGACTTCTGCACTTACTTACAACAAATCATCAGCCACTGTCAAACCCCCGATAACGCCGGCTATACGCCCTCCGATTTTGAATTAGCAAACTTAGACCAACAAACATTAGACCAAGTGCTAGGGATGGTGAATTTTGAGCATCAACAATTCTAAACTCCTCAGAAGTTATACCAATTTGAAAAAAGAATGCGACACATAGACAAAACCCATCCCCTTATTCTATTACCCCCCTCAATCCCCCCTTGCAAAGGGGGGAAGCCAGAAATCCGGTTCCCTCCCCTTGGCAAGGGGAGGGTTAGGGTGGGGTAAATCTTTTTCTCTGCGTAGAAAATTTCTTATCTATATTTAGCAAACACCGAATTTTGAGACAGAGGATAAACAGTGAACACAACCCTAAACCGTCAAACCATTCAAGATATTTATCCCCTCTCACCCATGCAGCAGGGTATGCTGTTCCATAGCCTTTATGCTCCCAATTCTGGGGCTTATGTCATCCAAGTCAGCTATGAATTACACGGTAGTTTAAATATTCCGGCTTTTGAGGAAGCTTGGCAATATTTAGTCAATCGCCACACCGTGTTACGAACAGCATTTGTTTGGAATAAGTTAGAAAAACCATTGCAAGTAGTCGGTAAACAATTAAAATGTCCCATCACTTATCTTGACTGGCGCAATTATTCTACTACCGCACAACAACAGGAACTCGCAAAAATACTACAAAAGGAGCGAGAACAGGGATTTAGCTTATCGCAAGCGCCCCTAATGCACATCACTCTCATCCAACTTGCACCAGCAGTATATCAATTTGTCTGGAGCTATCACCATCTGTTGTTAGATGGTTGGTCAATGCCGATTTTGCTTCAGGAATTTCTGATGATTTACGGCGCATACATCCAGGGACAAACACCGAGACTATCTAACCCACGTCCTTATCGAGACTACATCGCTTGGTTGCAGCAGCAAAATGTTTCCCAAGCAGAAGCGTTTTGGAAACAGCATTTACAAGGATTTACAACTCCCACCCGCTTGGGTATTGGACAACTTGGCGAGACTCGACCGGATAATTTATCTACCCATTATACTGAGCAAAGCATTCACCTAACTTGTGAGCAAACGCAGCAACTACAAAGCTTCGCCAAACAACAGCAAATTACTCTCAACACTCTTGTACAGGCTGCTTTTGCTCTATTGTTAAGTCGTTATAGTGGAGAAATAGATATCCTATTTGGTACTGTCTGTTCCGGTCGTCCAGGCACGCTAACAGGTGTTGAATCGATGGTGGGGCTGTTTGTCAATACATTACCACTACGAGTATCAGTCTCACCACAGCAAAAATTATATTCTTGGTTGCAAAACATCCAATTACAGCAAGTAGAAATACGGCAATATGAATACAGTAACTTGACGGATATTCAACGTTGCAGCGAAGTTCCTCGTTCTCTGCCATTGTTTGAAACTTTAGTAGTGTTTGAAAATTATCCTGTGGAATCTGCGCTCAAGCAATCCTTGGAAACGTTGCAAATTCGTAATATCCACGCCACAGAGCAAACAAATTATCCTTTAACACTGTATGCAGTGGCAGATTCTCAGCTTAGTTTAAGAATACTATCCGATCGCGATCGCTACACCGAAGACAATATTACCCAATTATTACAACAGCTAGAAACCTTATTATTAGGGATGCTGACTCAGGGTGATTGTCTTTTGGTACAACTGCCATTACTTTCTCCGATACAACAGCAGCAAATACTAGTTGACTGGAATAATACAGCGAGGGAAATCCCCAACCAATGTTTAGATGAATTGTTCGCGCAACAAGTAAAGGAAACACCCGATGCAACAGCAGTTGTATTTGAGGAACACAGTCTAAGCTACGCCGAATTAAATGCCAAAGCCAATCAAATGGCTAATTATCTCCAAAAATTGGGAATTCAGCCAGAGGCACGCATAGGAGTTTATTTAGAGCGATCGCCACAATTACTTATAGCACTATTAGGTATTCTCAAAACTGGAGCCGCATACATTCCTCTCGATCCCAGTTATCCGGCTGAACGTCTGCGCTTTATGATTGAGGATGCCGAGATTGCGTTGCTAGTCACTGAATCTAGTTTAGAAGAGGACGCGGGGAATTATTTTTTACCAAACTATGAAATAATCTGTATCGATACAGATTGGTCAGCGATCGCTCAACAAATCATAAAAAACCCCGAATGTCAAGTAAATCTAGCAAATTTAGCTTATTTGATTTACACCTCTGGTTCCACCGGTAAACCAAAAGGGGTGATGGTGGAAATGCGATCGCTTGTCAATATTCTCACAGCATTGAAGCAGCAGTTATCAATTACCGCCAGCGATCGTCTTTTAGCAAGTACGACAATTGCTTTCGACATAGCCGCCCTGGAACTGTTTTTACCCATAATTGCAGGCGCTCAACTCATCCTCACTCGCCAAACGGCTCTAGTTGATCCCAGTCAATTAACAGCCGCTATCAAACAACATGAAGTCACCGTCATGCAAGCGACTCCAGCCACCTGGCGCTTACTCCTAGCTAGTGGTTGGCGAGGAAAAGAAGATTTAAAAATTCTCTGCGGTGGAGAAGCTTTAGATAATTCCCTCGCCCAGGAGTTAATATCATGCAGTGGAGAAGTTTGGAACCTTTACGGGCCAACAGAAACTACAATTTGGTCAGCCGTGCAACAACTCAGTCTTTGTGAGTCTGTTACTATTGGCCGTCCCATCACTAATACTCAATTTTACGTTCTTGATGACTATTTGCAACCTGTTCCTGTGGGTTTACCGGGGGAACTTTACATTGGTGGTGCGGGAGTAGCACGGGGTTATTGGCAACGTCCAGAGTTAACAGCAGAGAGGTTTGTGGCAAATCCTTTTACCCCACCCCCAACCCCTCCCCCCTTCGACAAGCTCAGGGCATCGCTTGCAAAGGGGAGGGGAGCTAGAGAGGGTGGGGGTTTGAGTATTAACAGCATAGTGTCAGGACTTTCTCTTTATAAAACTGGCGATCGCGTTCGTTATCTCGCGGATGGTAATTTAGAATACTTGGGGAGATTGGATAACCAAGTGAAAATTCGGGGTTATCGCATTGAGTTGGGAGAGATTGAAGCGGTACTCAATCAACATCCAGAAGTGGCGCAGGCTGTGGTTGCTGTGCAGGAAGATGAACCGGGAGAGCGGCGTTTAGTTGCGTATGTTGTCTACAATACACCCCACCCCAGCCCTCCCCTTGCAAAGGGGAGGGAGCTAGAACCCATCCCTAATGGGAGGGTGCGTGTTAGTGCGGATGGGGTTACAATGCGTTCCTTTTTGGCAACAAAATTGCCCGTGTATATGATACCTGCGGTGTTTATTGTGCTAGAGCAATTACCTCTTACACCCAACGGTAAAGTGAACCGCCAAGCACTACCCGCGCCAAATAACTCGCTTTCAAGACTGGCGACATCTCTGATTTTACCGCAGACACAAATCGAGCAAAAAATTGCTGAGATTTGGCAAGAGTTACTTCATATTGACACCATCGGCATCGATGATAATTTCTTTGATTTAGGGGGACATTCCTTATTAATGGTAAGAATGCAAGGACAGTTGCGCGATCGCATTCATCAAGATATTCCTCTAGTAGAGTTATTCCGTTATTCCACAATTAGTTCTCTATCCACCTATTTAGCCCAAACCACCGCCTCAACTTTACTTGATGGCGAAGTTGAATCCAGAATTGTCCAGCTAGAAACGGGTAAACAGCGACTTCTACAACGCCGCCAACAGCTTGTAGAAAATCAGCAAACTAAACCAAATTAACCTTCTTCTCTCCTCTGCGCTCTCTGCGTCTCTGCGGTAGCCTGCGGCAAGCCGCTCCGCGTCTACGTTTCAAAAAACTTATATATTATATGAACTACAACGGATTAGAAATAGCAATTATCGGCATGGCGGGACAATTTCCCGGAGCCAGTGACTTACAACAATTCTGGCAAAATCTTCAGGATGGTGTAGAATCAGCTACTCTTTTAACTGATGAGCAATTACAAAAAAGTGGTGTAGCTCCTTCACTACTGCAACATCGTGACTACGTAAAAGTAGCTGCAACTCTAGAAAATATTGAATGCTTTGATGCCGAATTCTTTGGATTTAGCCCCAGAGAAGCAGAAATTCTTGATCCGCAGCACCGACTCTTTTTAGAATGTGCTTGGTCAGCGTTAGAAGATGCTGGATATAATGCCCAGAGTTATGCCGGAGCGATCGCAGTATATGCTGGTTCGGCAATGAACAGCTATCTATTGAATTTGATTTCTCACCCGACAATTCAAGCCAACGTCAATCGCTATCAATTGTTTTTATCCAACGATAAGGATTTTCTCACCACACGAGTTTCCTACAAACTAAATTTGCGCGGCCCTAGTGTGGATATTCAAACAGCTTGTTCCACCTCCTTAGTAGCCGTGCATTTGGCGTGTCAGAGCTTGTTGAGTGGAGAGTGTGACATGGCATTAGCGGGGGGTGTATCCTTATCCAGCCCAACTGGTTATTTGTACCAAGAAGGGGGAATTTACTCTCAAGATGGGCATTGTCGAGCCTTTGATGCTGATGCTCAAGGTACGATCGCAGGTAGTGGTTTAGGTGTTATTGTTCTCAAGCGCCTTGAAGATGCTCTCCGGGATGGCGATTATATCCATGCTTTAATTAAAGGATCGGCACTCAATAATGATGGTGCTTTGAAAGTCAGCTATACAGCCCCTCGAATTGATACCCAAGCAGCCGTTATTCGCTCGGCGCAAGCTGTGGCGGAGGTAAACCCGGAAACCATTACTTATATTGAAACTCACGGTACGGGTACAGCATTGGGCGATCCGATTGAAATTGCGGCTCTAACTCAAGCCTTTCGCTCTCAAACCGACAAAACAGGATACTGTGCGATCGCCTCTGTAAAAAGCAATATTGGACACTTAGATGCTGCCGCCGGGATCGCCAGTTTCATCAAAACTGTGTTGGCGCTCAAACACAAACAACTTCCCCCCAGTTTGCACTTCCAACAGCCCAATCCCCAAATTGATTTTCCCAAGACTCCTTTTTATGTCAACACCAATTTAGCTGATTGGCAAACCGATCAAATTCCCCGCCGTGCGGGTGTAAGTTCCTTTGGGATTGGTGGGACAAATGCCCATCTGATTCTTGAGGAAGCACCTGCAATCATATCATCCACTGCTTCCCGTCCCTGGCAGTTGTTAATTTTATCAGCGAAAACCCCCACTGCTTTGAGTGCGATCGCAGCTAATTTCGCTAGTCATTTAAAACAGCATCCAGAAATCAATCTGGCGGATGTGGCTTATACCCTGCAAGTAGGACGACAGGATTTTGACCATCGGCAAATGCTATTGTGTCAAACGACAGCAGAAGCAATCCAGATTTTGGATGATGGAACGCAAATTTTGACTCAGGTTGCTCCTAAAGAAAGGCGTGAAATTGCCTTTTTATTTCCAGGACAAGGAAGCCAATATGTCAACATGGGGAAAGAATTATACGCCACAGAGTCAGTATTTCGCCAACAAGTAGATCATTGTTGTGAATTACTCCAGCCCCACTTAGGCTTAGATTTGCGAAATCTAATTTATCCTGAATTAAATACCACCCTTACACAAGTTATTGAATTACCCCACCCTAACCCTCCCCTTGCATTGGGGAGGGAACAAGATTTTCCGGTTTCCCCCCTTTCTAAGGGGGGATTAAGGGGGGTAAAACCTGGATCTCAAAGTAACTCCGAGGAAAGGGTAGACGGGGTTTTGTTTTCGGAATTAAATACCGCCATATCCCAAACCAGCTATGCTCAACCCGCTTTATTTGTAATCGAATATGCCCTAGCACAACTGTGGATATCCTGGGGAATTCAACCCCAGGTGATGATTGGTAACAGCATTGGTGAGTATGTTGCTGCAACCTTAGCAGGTGTATTTTCGCTACCGGAAGCCTTAAAGTTAGTAGCGATGCGTGGTAAGTTGATGCAGCAATGTCCGCCAGGGGCGATGCTGTCGGTGGCCATGTCGACGGACAGATTACAACCTTTATTGTCAGGTAGCTTAGTCATTGCGGCAAATAATGCACCTCAGTTATCTGTGGTATCTGGTACTGAGGTAGAAATTGCCAAGTTAGAACAATATTTAAATACCCAAAATATTACCTATCGCCGCTTGCAGACATCCCACGCCTTCCACTCACCCTTGATGGATGAGATCATCGCGCCATTTATTGATGCTTTTACAGGGATGAATTTGCGATCGCCCCAAATCCCATTTATTTCTAACGTCACTGGGGACTGGATTACACCTGAGCAAGCAACTAACCCTGATTACTGGGCAACTCACTTACGCCAACCTGTACAATTTGCTAACGGGGTTACAGAACTCCTCAAACAACCCAACCGAATTTTACTGGAAGTCGGGCCAGGGAAGACGCTCACGACTCTAGCCAAGCAACAAACCCACACTCAAACTATACTATCTTCCCTCCGCCATCCCCAGGAAAACCAATCAGATATAGCATTTTTGCTCCAAACTTTGGGGCAATTATGGTTGGCTGGTGTACCCATTAATTGGTTAGGCTTCTATGCTCACGAACAGCGCCACAGATTGCCATTACCCACCTATTCCTTCCAACGTCAACGCTACTGGATTGATCCACCCGCCCTATCTAGCTCCCTCCCCTTTGGGCTGGGGAGGGGTGAATATGACGCTTCTCCCTCTGACTGGTTCTATATACCCACTTGGGAACGGAGTTTATCACGTCCGTTGGTAGATTTAACTGCACAACGGCAGTGTTGGCTGGTGCTAGCAGATAATTACGACGTAGGCACAGAGATTGTTCACACTCTGCAAAACGCTGGACATGATGTAATTATCGTTACTCCTGGCGAAAAATATGAACAACCAGCATACCGCACCTTTACAGTTAATCCTCAAGAAAAACAGGACTTTGTTGATTTGCTGGAAGACTTGCAGTTGCGTGAATTGATGCCCGATCGCATTCTGCATTTATGGAATTTAACTAGTCCTAACCAACATCAAAACCAGAGTTATGATTTATTGTATTTGGCGCAGGCGATTTCTTCGCAGTCTGTTAAGGCAGCAATTCCAATTACTGTAGTCACAAATGACGGGCAAATAGTATTGGGTAACGAAGAAATTAACCCTCTCAAAGCGATGGTTTTAGCGATGGGAAAAGTTATTTCTCAAGAGATTCCCCAAGTGAGTTGTCGTTGTGTTGACATTTTAGTGTCTACTGATACACGTCAGCGATTGGTGCAGCAATTAATTAGAGAATGTTTCAGCCCTGGAAATGAGGCTATTGTTGCCTATCGGGGTAGTCATCGCTGGGAACAAATTTTTAAAGCTGTGCGAATACCCCACCCCAACCCTCCCCTTGCAAAGGGGAGGGAGCCTGATAGAGCAGGTGGGGTTTTACCTCTGCGAGAAGGAGGAAATTACTTGATTGTAGGCGATTTGACAACCGGACTGGGAACAGTTTACGCCGATTTCCTGGCACAAATGCCAGTGCGGTTAATCCTGCTTAGTGATGTCATTCCCGAAGCCATGAAACGGACTTTAGATGATGCTAGTGTCGATTATATCTCGGCGAATGTAGATATTACTGATTGTCAGCAGTTAAAGCAAGCGATCGCTCATGCGGAACAAAAATTTGGACAACTACATGGTGTTTTCTATTCCACGCCCATGAGCAATGAGCATTCAATGGCATTGCTGCCCCAATTGACTCCAAATCACTGGGACTACAATTACCGTACAAAAGTGCAGGGATTATTTGCCCTCGCTGAAGTTATCGGTAACAAACACCTAGATTTTTGCCTGTTGCAATCATCCCTTTCCAGTGTTTTGGGCGGTTTGGGATTGGCAGCTTACGCCGCCGCCAATGCAGTCATAGATATGTTTGCTGTGCAACAAAATCAAGTCAGTACATTTCCCTGGATTAGCATCAACTGGGATGCTTGCCGAGATGATGCTTTTGAGATTAATAGTGGTTTTGGAGCAAATTTAGCCGCACTAGCACTTACCCCTCAAGAGGTTTGGGATGCTACCTGCCGAGTTCTTAGCTTAGGTTTACCGGAGGCTGTCGTAGTTTCCAAAAGTAGCCTCCACAAGCGTTTAGAGCAATGGGTAACACCAAAATCTTCAAATGGAACCAAAACAGAATCATCCACTGATACTGCCCATACACGCCCTAATTTAGCCAACGAATACATTCCACCCAGCAACGAAATCGAAGAAGCGATCGCTCAAGTTTGGCAAGAACTCTTAGGAATTACACCTATTGGCATTGATGATAACTTCTTTGATTTGGGCGGACATTCCCTACTGGCAA encodes:
- a CDS encoding non-ribosomal peptide synthetase, encoding MNTTLNRQTIQDIYPLSPMQQGMLFHSLYAPNSGAYVIQVSYELHGSLNIPAFEEAWQYLVNRHTVLRTAFVWNKLEKPLQVVGKQLKCPITYLDWRNYSTTAQQQELAKILQKEREQGFSLSQAPLMHITLIQLAPAVYQFVWSYHHLLLDGWSMPILLQEFLMIYGAYIQGQTPRLSNPRPYRDYIAWLQQQNVSQAEAFWKQHLQGFTTPTRLGIGQLGETRPDNLSTHYTEQSIHLTCEQTQQLQSFAKQQQITLNTLVQAAFALLLSRYSGEIDILFGTVCSGRPGTLTGVESMVGLFVNTLPLRVSVSPQQKLYSWLQNIQLQQVEIRQYEYSNLTDIQRCSEVPRSLPLFETLVVFENYPVESALKQSLETLQIRNIHATEQTNYPLTLYAVADSQLSLRILSDRDRYTEDNITQLLQQLETLLLGMLTQGDCLLVQLPLLSPIQQQQILVDWNNTAREIPNQCLDELFAQQVKETPDATAVVFEEHSLSYAELNAKANQMANYLQKLGIQPEARIGVYLERSPQLLIALLGILKTGAAYIPLDPSYPAERLRFMIEDAEIALLVTESSLEEDAGNYFLPNYEIICIDTDWSAIAQQIIKNPECQVNLANLAYLIYTSGSTGKPKGVMVEMRSLVNILTALKQQLSITASDRLLASTTIAFDIAALELFLPIIAGAQLILTRQTALVDPSQLTAAIKQHEVTVMQATPATWRLLLASGWRGKEDLKILCGGEALDNSLAQELISCSGEVWNLYGPTETTIWSAVQQLSLCESVTIGRPITNTQFYVLDDYLQPVPVGLPGELYIGGAGVARGYWQRPELTAERFVANPFTPPPTPPPFDKLRASLAKGRGAREGGGLSINSIVSGLSLYKTGDRVRYLADGNLEYLGRLDNQVKIRGYRIELGEIEAVLNQHPEVAQAVVAVQEDEPGERRLVAYVVYNTPHPSPPLAKGRELEPIPNGRVRVSADGVTMRSFLATKLPVYMIPAVFIVLEQLPLTPNGKVNRQALPAPNNSLSRLATSLILPQTQIEQKIAEIWQELLHIDTIGIDDNFFDLGGHSLLMVRMQGQLRDRIHQDIPLVELFRYSTISSLSTYLAQTTASTLLDGEVESRIVQLETGKQRLLQRRQQLVENQQTKPN
- a CDS encoding type I polyketide synthase, whose amino-acid sequence is MNYNGLEIAIIGMAGQFPGASDLQQFWQNLQDGVESATLLTDEQLQKSGVAPSLLQHRDYVKVAATLENIECFDAEFFGFSPREAEILDPQHRLFLECAWSALEDAGYNAQSYAGAIAVYAGSAMNSYLLNLISHPTIQANVNRYQLFLSNDKDFLTTRVSYKLNLRGPSVDIQTACSTSLVAVHLACQSLLSGECDMALAGGVSLSSPTGYLYQEGGIYSQDGHCRAFDADAQGTIAGSGLGVIVLKRLEDALRDGDYIHALIKGSALNNDGALKVSYTAPRIDTQAAVIRSAQAVAEVNPETITYIETHGTGTALGDPIEIAALTQAFRSQTDKTGYCAIASVKSNIGHLDAAAGIASFIKTVLALKHKQLPPSLHFQQPNPQIDFPKTPFYVNTNLADWQTDQIPRRAGVSSFGIGGTNAHLILEEAPAIISSTASRPWQLLILSAKTPTALSAIAANFASHLKQHPEINLADVAYTLQVGRQDFDHRQMLLCQTTAEAIQILDDGTQILTQVAPKERREIAFLFPGQGSQYVNMGKELYATESVFRQQVDHCCELLQPHLGLDLRNLIYPELNTTLTQVIELPHPNPPLALGREQDFPVSPLSKGGLRGVKPGSQSNSEERVDGVLFSELNTAISQTSYAQPALFVIEYALAQLWISWGIQPQVMIGNSIGEYVAATLAGVFSLPEALKLVAMRGKLMQQCPPGAMLSVAMSTDRLQPLLSGSLVIAANNAPQLSVVSGTEVEIAKLEQYLNTQNITYRRLQTSHAFHSPLMDEIIAPFIDAFTGMNLRSPQIPFISNVTGDWITPEQATNPDYWATHLRQPVQFANGVTELLKQPNRILLEVGPGKTLTTLAKQQTHTQTILSSLRHPQENQSDIAFLLQTLGQLWLAGVPINWLGFYAHEQRHRLPLPTYSFQRQRYWIDPPALSSSLPFGLGRGEYDASPSDWFYIPTWERSLSRPLVDLTAQRQCWLVLADNYDVGTEIVHTLQNAGHDVIIVTPGEKYEQPAYRTFTVNPQEKQDFVDLLEDLQLRELMPDRILHLWNLTSPNQHQNQSYDLLYLAQAISSQSVKAAIPITVVTNDGQIVLGNEEINPLKAMVLAMGKVISQEIPQVSCRCVDILVSTDTRQRLVQQLIRECFSPGNEAIVAYRGSHRWEQIFKAVRIPHPNPPLAKGREPDRAGGVLPLREGGNYLIVGDLTTGLGTVYADFLAQMPVRLILLSDVIPEAMKRTLDDASVDYISANVDITDCQQLKQAIAHAEQKFGQLHGVFYSTPMSNEHSMALLPQLTPNHWDYNYRTKVQGLFALAEVIGNKHLDFCLLQSSLSSVLGGLGLAAYAAANAVIDMFAVQQNQVSTFPWISINWDACRDDAFEINSGFGANLAALALTPQEVWDATCRVLSLGLPEAVVVSKSSLHKRLEQWVTPKSSNGTKTESSTDTAHTRPNLANEYIPPSNEIEEAIAQVWQELLGITPIGIDDNFFDLGGHSLLAIQAISRLRDRFGIELSMRNLLYEAPTVAAIAVVVAAQQPQDIEEMTALLTEIQSLSPTEVAQQLTVTPP